CAGAACATCCGCTACCGGGAGCTCACCGTCACCCCCTTCACCCACACCGACCTCCAGCAGAAAGGCCTGACCCTCGACGATCTGCTGGAAGGGCTGGAGGCGGGGCGAGTCCAGGCCCGTCGGGACTTTGGCGTGGAGATGCGCTGGATCTTTGACATCCCCCGCAACGTCAGCTTCCAGGGGCCGGAGCAGCGCTATGACCCGGGCCCGGCCGAACGCACCCTGGCCTATGCCCTGGCCGGACGCGATTACGGGGTGATCGGCTTTGGCCTGGGCGGCTACGAAGTGGGCGCGCCGCCAGAGCCCTTTGCCCACGCCTTCCGGGCAGCCAAAGAGGCGGGGCTGCTCTCTGTGCCCCATGCGGGCGAGACCCTGGGCCCGGAAAGCGTCTGGGGTGCGCTGGATGCCCTCCAGGCGGACCGCATCGGCCACGGCGTGCGGGCCATGGAAGATCCCGCCCTGCTGACCGTACTGCGGGATCGGGCCATCCCGCTGGAGGTCAACCTCACCAGCAACATCTGCCTCCACGTCTACCCGCGCCTGGCCGGACATCCCTTCCCCCACCTGGATCGCATGGGGTTGATCCTCACGGTGAACAGCGACGACCCGCCCCTCTTCAACACCGACCTGTGCCGGGAATATGCCCTGCTGGCCACGGAATTCGGCTACGGCCGGGCCGACCTGGCCCGCCTGGCCCGCAACGCGTTCCAGGTCTCCGGCGCTCCCCCCGCCCTGAAAGAGCGCCTCCTGGCCGAATTCGACCGGTGGGCGCAACAGGGAGAGCTGTAATGGGGCTCGCTTCGGGCGGGCACGGCGGCCCACCCCCACAAAACACCGGCGCCCTTCGCAGGCCAGCCCGTAGCTTCGTATCGTCACCTTCCCTCCATCCACCTGTGCCCGACGACCCCGTGCGGTTGGAAGCCGCACCTGCCCATCTGGGACGCGCCCGTATGAACCTATAAACCTTGCCCTTTGACGAGATCACCTCGCGCCAGTATGATTGATAAGGCCATATTCAACACAGACCATCAAACCGTACCCAACCGTCTACCGTCTACCGTCTACCGACTACCTGTCGTACATCAGCACATCGTGACGGTTTTAGCGATGAAACCATCAGCACATCGTGACGCACATTGAAAACTGAATAACCATCAGCAGAACAGCAGGCCAACCTGTGTCTGGTTATCTCCTA
This genomic window from Litorilinea aerophila contains:
- the add gene encoding adenosine deaminase, whose protein sequence is MASNSFQPALPPNLDPDLAAWIQAMPKAELHIHLEGSIQPETLLELARRHGRVHELPSDDLAELRRWFVFRDFPHFVEIYLTISNLLRTPEDFALIVHACGADMAAQNIRYRELTVTPFTHTDLQQKGLTLDDLLEGLEAGRVQARRDFGVEMRWIFDIPRNVSFQGPEQRYDPGPAERTLAYALAGRDYGVIGFGLGGYEVGAPPEPFAHAFRAAKEAGLLSVPHAGETLGPESVWGALDALQADRIGHGVRAMEDPALLTVLRDRAIPLEVNLTSNICLHVYPRLAGHPFPHLDRMGLILTVNSDDPPLFNTDLCREYALLATEFGYGRADLARLARNAFQVSGAPPALKERLLAEFDRWAQQGEL